One Natrinema halophilum genomic window carries:
- a CDS encoding formylglycine-generating enzyme family protein — MTRTTDERTKPVTELPGDPPEPEMEWIPGGTFRMGSEDFYPEEKPVRAVTVDGFWMNRTPTTNREFAAFVADTGYTTLAERDPDPADYPGANPDDLVSGSAVFTQPRGSVPLRNPNRWWNYVPGADWRHPFGPDSDIGDKMDHPVVHVAYEDAMEFAEWAGKTLPTEAQWERAARGGLEHKRFVWGDEHVPDGRLMANTWQGEFPHENTVLDGYERTSPVASFPSNEFGLFDMAGNVWEWTRDWYSDDPTSDESESPSCCTPTNPRGVTEAQSVDPRDPTEMPRKVLKGGSHLCAPNYCFRYRPAARYPEPIDTSTSHVGFRCVVEPD, encoded by the coding sequence ATGACACGTACGACAGACGAGCGAACGAAGCCAGTGACAGAACTCCCAGGGGACCCACCCGAACCCGAGATGGAGTGGATACCGGGCGGCACGTTCAGAATGGGCTCAGAGGATTTCTACCCGGAAGAGAAGCCTGTTCGAGCAGTCACAGTCGATGGGTTCTGGATGAACCGAACGCCCACAACGAATCGGGAGTTTGCCGCCTTCGTCGCGGACACGGGCTACACGACGCTCGCTGAGCGCGACCCGGACCCCGCGGACTACCCGGGCGCGAATCCGGACGACCTCGTCTCGGGGTCCGCCGTCTTTACACAACCTCGGGGCTCGGTACCGCTCCGGAATCCGAATAGATGGTGGAACTACGTCCCTGGCGCAGACTGGCGACACCCGTTCGGTCCGGACAGTGATATCGGCGACAAGATGGATCATCCCGTCGTCCACGTCGCCTACGAAGATGCGATGGAATTCGCCGAGTGGGCGGGCAAAACGTTGCCGACGGAGGCACAGTGGGAACGTGCCGCCCGCGGCGGGCTGGAGCACAAACGATTCGTTTGGGGTGACGAGCACGTCCCCGACGGACGGCTGATGGCCAACACCTGGCAAGGAGAATTTCCGCACGAGAACACGGTTCTCGATGGCTATGAGCGTACGTCGCCCGTGGCGTCGTTTCCATCGAATGAGTTCGGACTCTTCGATATGGCTGGAAACGTCTGGGAGTGGACCCGCGATTGGTACAGCGACGATCCAACGTCAGATGAGTCAGAGTCGCCGTCGTGCTGTACACCGACGAATCCACGCGGTGTCACTGAAGCGCAGAGTGTCGACCCGCGTGACCCGACCGAGATGCCTCGGAAAGTGCTTAAAGGCGGGTCGCACCTCTGTGCGCCGAACTACTGTTTCCGATACCGGCCCGCTGCTCGGTACCCTGAGCCGATCGATACCTCGACCAGTCACGTCGGGTTCCGGTGCGTGGTCGAACCCGACTAA
- a CDS encoding MBL fold metallo-hydrolase, with translation MSVDYRGITFERLGHASVRLETEDGTVVYVDPWSEVLANEPSDGDVVFVTHDDYDHYDPDAIEAVSGPNATVAVYEAVDTADLAFDVVDLPHEGELTVDGIDVRSVPAYNDPDGDHVDDDGTPFHAEGEVIGLVVTLEGTTILFPSDTDFLPHHESMSADVFVPPIGGHFTMDRHQAAAFARRIDPGLVLPEHYDTFEPIETDAEAFAADLDADGIRVELF, from the coding sequence ATGTCAGTCGACTACAGGGGGATCACGTTCGAGCGACTGGGACACGCGAGCGTTCGCCTCGAGACCGAGGACGGAACCGTCGTCTACGTCGACCCGTGGAGCGAGGTACTCGCGAACGAACCGAGCGACGGCGACGTCGTGTTCGTCACGCACGACGATTACGATCACTACGATCCGGATGCGATCGAAGCGGTCTCCGGCCCGAACGCGACCGTCGCAGTCTACGAGGCGGTCGACACCGCGGACCTCGCGTTTGATGTCGTCGACCTCCCTCACGAGGGCGAACTGACCGTCGATGGGATCGACGTTCGATCGGTTCCAGCCTACAACGATCCCGACGGAGACCACGTCGACGACGACGGAACCCCCTTCCACGCCGAAGGTGAAGTGATCGGGCTGGTAGTGACCCTCGAGGGGACGACGATCTTGTTCCCGTCGGACACGGACTTCCTCCCGCATCACGAGTCAATGTCCGCGGACGTGTTCGTCCCGCCGATCGGCGGGCACTTCACGATGGATCGCCATCAGGCCGCTGCGTTCGCCCGACGTATCGACCCGGGACTCGTCCTACCGGAACACTACGATACGTTCGAGCCGATCGAAACCGATGCGGAGGCGTTCGCAGCCGATCTCGACGCCGACGGAATCCGAGTCGAACTGTTTTGA
- a CDS encoding extracellular solute-binding protein, with translation MHSRGGRSEPSPTTRRAALTGAVGLTAGLVGATGCLGRADGARVLAAGSLSVPLENGIGPEFETETGYRYEGEYYGTNALLRMVEDGTKYPDVVVGADVELLRDRLYPDHADWDAEFAANEVVIAYEPETNLGQRLAAGEPWYEVFADADDGDIAITDPDLDPLGYRAILLFELAEREHGLEGFREAMAEAVYREPDEPQLLAGLENGNRACAVAYSNMAAERDVAVRELSDAYNFGNPAYADRYAAVSYTTEGGQTVEGSPVVYNATVRTDAASPKIGRTFVSFLLENRDLLVEHGLRVGDSLPRFHGDPPEEVEP, from the coding sequence ATGCACAGTCGTGGCGGCCGCTCCGAACCGTCTCCGACGACCCGTCGAGCAGCCCTCACCGGGGCTGTCGGGCTGACTGCGGGGTTGGTCGGAGCGACGGGCTGTCTCGGTCGCGCTGACGGCGCTCGAGTACTCGCTGCGGGGAGCCTCTCGGTGCCCCTCGAAAACGGGATCGGGCCCGAGTTCGAGACCGAGACCGGCTACCGATACGAGGGAGAGTACTACGGGACCAACGCCCTGTTGCGAATGGTCGAGGACGGAACGAAGTATCCGGACGTCGTCGTCGGCGCCGACGTGGAATTGTTGCGGGACCGACTCTATCCGGACCACGCCGACTGGGATGCCGAATTCGCGGCCAACGAAGTGGTGATCGCGTACGAACCCGAGACGAATCTGGGCCAGCGGCTTGCGGCCGGCGAACCGTGGTACGAGGTTTTCGCCGACGCGGACGACGGCGACATCGCGATCACCGACCCCGATCTCGACCCGCTCGGCTACCGTGCGATCCTCCTGTTCGAACTCGCTGAGCGCGAGCACGGACTCGAGGGCTTCCGGGAGGCGATGGCCGAGGCTGTCTATCGGGAGCCAGACGAACCGCAGTTGCTCGCGGGTCTCGAAAACGGAAATCGAGCCTGTGCAGTAGCCTACAGCAATATGGCTGCCGAACGCGACGTGGCCGTTCGCGAGCTTTCCGACGCGTACAATTTCGGGAATCCCGCGTACGCGGATCGGTACGCCGCGGTGAGTTACACCACCGAGGGTGGCCAGACCGTCGAGGGGTCCCCCGTCGTCTACAACGCGACGGTTCGAACGGACGCGGCCAGCCCCAAAATTGGCCGAACGTTCGTCTCGTTTCTCCTCGAGAACAGGGACCTGCTCGTCGAGCACGGACTGCGCGTCGGCGACTCGCTACCGCGGTTTCACGGCGATCCGCCCGAGGAGGTCGAACCGTGA
- a CDS encoding ABC transporter permease: MSLSDRPRDGNADGDTAVSSVRRSLTWPADGVAVPAMLGAVLLAYFVVPFAVFLLQTRAVAVGTAFADPAIRDAITTSLLTAPISTTIAAVFGIPLAYVLSRVSFRGKRLVEAAVLLPLVVPPIVGGVMLLTVVGRFTPIGSAAATLGVPLTGSRAGVVLAQTFVAAPFLVVTARAGFDSVDPRLEEAARTLGYGRLRTVRLVSLPLARNAIAAGIVLTFVRAIGEFGATMMVAYTPRTMPTQIRVSFIAHGIDAIVPIALALLAIAVIVVVAVQLLVGTPRRY, from the coding sequence GTGAGTCTGTCGGATCGGCCGCGTGACGGGAACGCCGACGGTGATACGGCCGTCAGTTCGGTTCGCAGGAGTCTCACGTGGCCGGCCGACGGAGTAGCCGTCCCGGCGATGCTGGGGGCGGTGTTGCTCGCGTACTTCGTCGTTCCGTTCGCAGTATTTCTCCTTCAGACGCGAGCGGTGGCCGTCGGCACCGCGTTCGCCGATCCGGCGATTCGAGACGCTATCACGACGTCGCTCCTGACCGCACCGATTTCGACGACGATCGCGGCAGTTTTCGGCATTCCGTTAGCATACGTCCTCTCGCGGGTCTCGTTTCGTGGTAAGCGACTGGTCGAGGCCGCAGTGTTGCTCCCGCTGGTCGTCCCGCCGATCGTCGGCGGCGTGATGTTGCTTACCGTCGTCGGTCGATTTACGCCGATCGGATCCGCCGCTGCGACACTCGGCGTACCACTGACAGGGAGTCGAGCCGGCGTCGTTCTCGCTCAGACGTTCGTCGCTGCCCCGTTTCTGGTCGTTACCGCACGCGCGGGCTTCGACAGCGTCGATCCGCGACTCGAGGAGGCGGCCAGGACGTTGGGATACGGCCGACTACGGACGGTTCGACTCGTCTCGTTACCCCTCGCTCGCAACGCCATCGCTGCCGGGATCGTCCTCACGTTCGTCCGAGCGATCGGAGAGTTCGGCGCGACTATGATGGTTGCCTACACTCCGCGAACCATGCCAACGCAGATTCGCGTCTCGTTTATCGCCCACGGGATCGACGCTATTGTTCCGATCGCGCTCGCGCTGCTGGCGATCGCAGTGATCGTCGTCGTAGCCGTGCAGTTGCTGGTCGGAACGCCGCGTCGGTACTAA
- a CDS encoding helix-turn-helix domain-containing protein, protein MTSIADIEIPADGTGTGELFDTVPSLTCEMEQVIASSGHGLWLSGPSQSEIETALVESSAIGSHSQISSEDDRWLYDIEFQPDTVDPFELILEEGGTVLSASATDGKWLLSIRVIDRESVSTLYDRLDDTGVTPTIVRLFDLAEETHSQCGLTSRQYETLVAAIDHGYFEIPREVSMQELSEELGISHQALSERLRRAYRALVTSELNVTDEETAAPAIPTN, encoded by the coding sequence ATGACCTCCATCGCAGACATCGAAATCCCGGCCGACGGAACCGGAACTGGCGAGTTGTTCGATACCGTCCCGTCTCTCACCTGCGAGATGGAACAGGTGATCGCTTCGAGCGGCCACGGGCTCTGGCTGTCGGGACCATCGCAATCGGAGATCGAAACGGCTCTAGTCGAGTCGTCGGCGATCGGCTCCCACTCCCAGATCAGTAGCGAAGACGACCGTTGGCTGTACGACATCGAGTTCCAACCGGATACGGTCGATCCCTTCGAGCTCATCCTCGAGGAGGGTGGGACGGTGCTGAGTGCGTCGGCCACTGACGGAAAGTGGCTACTCAGTATCCGCGTCATCGACCGCGAGAGCGTGAGCACGCTATACGACCGCCTCGACGATACCGGCGTTACGCCGACGATCGTCCGGCTGTTCGATCTGGCCGAGGAGACTCACTCGCAGTGTGGCCTCACATCCCGTCAGTACGAGACGCTCGTCGCGGCAATCGACCACGGATACTTCGAGATACCCCGCGAAGTCTCGATGCAGGAACTGTCTGAGGAACTCGGGATCTCCCATCAGGCACTCTCCGAACGCCTCCGCCGAGCGTACCGAGCGCTCGTCACGTCCGAACTCAACGTGACGGACGAAGAGACCGCCGCACCGGCCATTCCGACGAATTAA